The following nucleotide sequence is from Deltaproteobacteria bacterium.
AGGGCTTTCACATCTGACTTAACTGACCGCCTACACGCTCTTTACGCCCAATAATTCCGAACAACGCTTGCACCCTCCGTATTACCGCGGCTGCTGGCACGGAGTTAGCCGGTGCTTCCTCTCGTGGTACCGTCAAGGTTCAACGCTGTTAACGCTAAACCCTTCTTCCCACTTGACAGAGCTTTACAACCCGAAGGCCTTCCTCACTCACGCGGCGTTGCTGCGTCAGGGTTTCCCCCATTGCGCAATATTCCTCACTGCTGCCTCCCGTAGGAGTCTGGACCGTGTTCCAGTTCCAGTGTGGCTGATCATCCTCTCAGACCAGCTAACCATCATGGCCTTGGTGAGCCTTTACCTCACCAACAAGCTAATGGTACGCGGGCTCATCCTCAAGTAGCAACTTACATGTAGCGGTCACCTTTGATCACCACGTCCGAGGACACGGCGATGTTATCGGGTATTAGCTGTCCTTTCAGACAGTTATCCCCGTCTCAAGGGTAGATTACCCACGCGTTACTCACCCGTGCGCCACTTTACTCTCTCAGCCGAAACTGAGATTTCTCGTTCGACTTGCATGTGTTAGGCACGCCGCCAGCGTTCGTTCTGAGCCAGGATCAAACTCTCCAGTTTATTTCTTACTAAACCGTGATTGACCCGCAAGGCATGTACTCACTATTTAGATTTCAAAGAACAATTTGTTACGTACTTCTTAATTTTCAGTCTATCTTTTCTTGCTGCGTTTGTCAAGATTGTTTGTCGTGCAGCAGAGAAACCATTTTATACTACTTGGCGGCTGACTTGTCAATCTTTATTTTGATGGGCTTCGTAAAACCTGACTTTGAGCCCCTCAACCGCTGAACCGCCAGCTTACTCATTTCAGCGCCACCGTCAAGAAGAATCCTGAAGATTCCGCGCCGCCCAGCCCCTCATCAGGTAACCGGTACAGCAAGGCGCCATCATATGTATTTCAGCGGGAAAGTCAACAAGAATCTTCAGGGAATTTAGACTCAACCGAATCTCTGATGGGCCTCCGAATCATCAACCGATGACAGGGCCATCGTCGCGCACTTCGGCGGGAAAGTCTACAAGAATCTTGCAGGAACTTCGAGCCAGCCGAGCCCTCATTGGGGAATCGGACCAGCAGCCGATCTAGTAGATTATTATCCATCTCCGCGCGAAAGTCAACCAAAAAAACAGCCGACTACTCTTCCACGGGCACACGCAGCCTCTGAATACTTCTGCACGCGCCCGTCGAGGGATCCAGGTGCAGGAGGGCCCCCATAATCACGGGGTTCTTACGGGCCGGACTAAAACGCTCGGGGAGACCCGTGAGAAAACGATGCAGCACCGGGCCCTTCTTCATCCCCAAAATGGAATTCACGGACCCCGTCATGCCCAGATCCGTGATGTAGCCTGTTCCACCCGGAAGCACTTGCTCGTCGGCGGTTTGAATGTGGGTATGGGTTCCCAATACCGCGGATACGCGCCCATCGAGAAACCAGCCCATGGCCACCTTCTCGGATGTAGCCTCGGCGTGAAAGTCAATGATTCGCACACGCGGTCCGTCGTTCATTTCGGCCAATGCTCGTTCCGCGGCGAGGAAAGGGCAATCCACGGGCGGCATAAAGACCCTCCCCTGGAGGTTGATCACCGCCACCTCGGGAATCCCAGCTTTGCGGTAAACATTCAACCCGCGACCAGGTACGCCGTCAGGGTAATTGAGAGGGCGTAACAGGTTGGGATTCTCGTCGAGGTAAGGATAAATCTCTCTTTGCTTCCAGATGTGGTTCCCGGACGTGAGAACATGGATACCCATGTCGAACAGCTCATCGGCCACTTCCGGTGTGACACCCATACCACCGGCCGCGTTTTCGGCATTGGCGAGCACAATATCGATGGAAAATTCGGACTTGAGATCGTTCAGGCGTTTACGAAGCGCCTGACGGCCCGCGCTTCCACAGATGTCGCCAAAAAAGGCCAGCTTCAAGCTTCATCCTACTTCGCGTATTCTACGGATCGCGTTTCTCGAATCACGGTAACTTTGATCTGGCCGGGATATACCAGCTCGTTTTCGATCTTCTTTGCGATTTCCCGGCTCAGCATGACGGAGTCTTCGTCGTTGATCTTGTCGCTTTCCACAATGATCCTCAATTCCCGGCCTGCCTGAATGGCGTAGGATTTTTCGACGCCCCGGCATTCATTAGCGATTCGTTCCAGATCGGCAAGTCGCTTGACGTACGTCTCCAACATTTCACGGCGAGCGCCCGGTCGCGCTCCGGAAAGCGTATCCGACGCCTGCACCAGGATATCCAGAATGGAGGAAGCAGGGACTTCTTCGTGATGAGCGGCCACCGCCTGGACCACTTTTGGAGATTCTCCGTGCTTCTTGAGCAAATCAGCGCCTATGGCGGCGTGGGATCCTTCGATTTCGTGATCCACCGCCTTGCCGATGTCGTGGAGGAGACCGGCGCGCTTGGCTTGTTTGACATTGAGGTTCAATTCAGAAGCCATGATTCCGCAAAGAAAAGCGACTTCCAGGGAGTGCTGGAGAACGTTTTGGCCGTAGCTGGAACGGTATTTCAACTTGCCGATCAGACGCTGAAGCTCCGGACTGATGCCATGAACTCCCACATCAAAGGTGGCCTGTTCCCCGGCTTCTCGTATGGAGGTTTCCAACTCCTGGCTTACTTTCTTCACTACTTCCTCGATGCGAGCCGGATGGATCCTGCCGTCATTGATGAGCCGTTCGAGCGTTATTTTGGCCACTTCCCTTCGTATGGGGTTGAACCCGCTCAGGATGACCGCCTCGGGCGTGTCATCTATGATGAGATCCACACCGGTGGCGGCTTCCAGGGCGCGTATATTTCGACCTTCTCGCCCGATGATGCGGCCCTTCATTTCATCGCTGGGGAGGGTGACCACCGAGACGGACTTCTCCATGATGTAGTCTCCGGCGTAACGTTTGACCGCCAAGGCAAGGATCTCCTTGGATCGCTTGTCCGACGTTTCCCGGGTCTCGTTTTCGATCTGCTTGATCAGCTTGGCGCCTTCGTGGCGCGCTTCGTTTTCCATGGCCCGCAGAAGAAAGGTCTTTGCGTCGGTCGAGGTAATGCCGGCGAGGCTCTCTAGGTGGGCCCGTTGCTCCTCGATGAGCGATTGAACTTCTTTTTCCTTGGCGGCGAGATTGCGGTCTCGATCGCGTAGTGATTGGTCCTTTCGGGACACCTCTTGGTCTTTCTTCTCCAGAAGGTCGGTTCGTTTATCCAGGGTCTCTTCTTTCTGAACCAGCCTTTTCTCCAGCTTCTGAAGTTCCCCGCGGCGATCTTTGGTCTCTTTTTCAAAATCAAGCTTCATGCGAAAGAGGGTGTCTTTTGTCTGAAGCATTGCATCCTTTTTTGCCGTTTCGGCTTCTTTCTTTGCCTCCTCGATGATTCGCTGGGACAGCTTGTCGATGGACTCGATCTTGGATTCAACCATCTTCTTTCTAAGAAAAAATCCTACGATCAGGCCCGCGCCGAATAAGAGGAAGAATCCGACGATAATCAGCGTTGATTCCATATTTTTCATCTCCTAAGGTGGCCTGCGCGATGGAAAATAATCGCGTCCGGGCCTGTAAGGCCGGAGGGCGACAGGACGCCATAAAAGGCTACATGTCTTGGCTTCAGAGGCGAACTAGAAATACACGAAGGCGATGTTCGAAAGGAAGGAGATATCGCCGGATAGAGAACAAAGGCGTGATGAACGGGACCGAAACTTACTTTTAGTATAAGCGTAGATACGCTGCTCTTGCGATGGTACTCAGCATCCGAAAAGAGTGATCATCTAAGTGAACATCTATTTTTATACTCGGAATCGTTCCGTTAAGTTCTCTTGGTCCAGGCAGTGATTCGTGTACCCGGTGGGGATTGCCCACACATGTCCGGCTCGGGCCCGAGAGTGGAGAGTGACCCCGACGTCATGGCGAGCTAACGAACCAACCTTAAAGATGTGTATCTCAATCCTCTTCTTTCGGCAATTCGAGCTGATCGATCTTGCTGATAATCCTCTTGGACCTCGCCTCCAAAGCGCGTTGCATGACCTGCGCGGAGTCTCTGACCTCGAAATAGTCGCTTGCTACGTTTAAAGCCGCCAATGCCATCAAATTGGCACGAGGGGCGTTTTGGGAAACGGATTTAACTTCGTCGTACTTTCGCTGAAGGTATTCAGCCAGTGCCGATACCTGAGATTCATCCGCCTCAGATCTTACGGATATCTCCATGCCGAAAACGACGATGTTATATGCTTTCTTCACCTTTTGGCGTTCAGTATATTAGAACTGTTTGAGCGATTCAAACTTGTTTAGGAGTTCACCGATCCGACGACCCACGGTCTCCTTTTCCTGAGTCAATTCGGAAATCCTCGTTTCAAGACTGGTGATATTTCCATCCTTCTCGGCAATAATTTGAAGCAACTCTTCATTTTTCTTAAGTAGGGATGCAAATGTTGTCAACAAGTGATCTATCTTGGCTTCAAGTCTGTCAAACTCCTGCAATTCCATTACCATAACCTCTCATATCGATTCGAATTATTGATAGCACCAGGGTAAAAGTCAAGTCTTTTTGTGAAATCAACAGATTGAACAGGGCCGGGCGATCCCTGCCGGACAACGGAAGGCGTCTGGAGCGATGGAAGGATGGCGGAAACAAGAGTGCTTCCCCAGGCAAAAGAAAGAAAAAGGCGACGCATGCCCGGGAGCATGGG
It contains:
- a CDS encoding TIGR00282 family metallophosphoesterase, whose amino-acid sequence is MKLAFFGDICGSAGRQALRKRLNDLKSEFSIDIVLANAENAAGGMGVTPEVADELFDMGIHVLTSGNHIWKQREIYPYLDENPNLLRPLNYPDGVPGRGLNVYRKAGIPEVAVINLQGRVFMPPVDCPFLAAERALAEMNDGPRVRIIDFHAEATSEKVAMGWFLDGRVSAVLGTHTHIQTADEQVLPGGTGYITDLGMTGSVNSILGMKKGPVLHRFLTGLPERFSPARKNPVIMGALLHLDPSTGACRSIQRLRVPVEE
- the rny gene encoding ribonuclease Y, which codes for MESTLIIVGFFLLFGAGLIVGFFLRKKMVESKIESIDKLSQRIIEEAKKEAETAKKDAMLQTKDTLFRMKLDFEKETKDRRGELQKLEKRLVQKEETLDKRTDLLEKKDQEVSRKDQSLRDRDRNLAAKEKEVQSLIEEQRAHLESLAGITSTDAKTFLLRAMENEARHEGAKLIKQIENETRETSDKRSKEILALAVKRYAGDYIMEKSVSVVTLPSDEMKGRIIGREGRNIRALEAATGVDLIIDDTPEAVILSGFNPIRREVAKITLERLINDGRIHPARIEEVVKKVSQELETSIREAGEQATFDVGVHGISPELQRLIGKLKYRSSYGQNVLQHSLEVAFLCGIMASELNLNVKQAKRAGLLHDIGKAVDHEIEGSHAAIGADLLKKHGESPKVVQAVAAHHEEVPASSILDILVQASDTLSGARPGARREMLETYVKRLADLERIANECRGVEKSYAIQAGRELRIIVESDKINDEDSVMLSREIAKKIENELVYPGQIKVTVIRETRSVEYAK
- a CDS encoding cell division protein ZapA; the encoded protein is MKKAYNIVVFGMEISVRSEADESQVSALAEYLQRKYDEVKSVSQNAPRANLMALAALNVASDYFEVRDSAQVMQRALEARSKRIISKIDQLELPKEED
- the zapB gene encoding cell division protein ZapB, translated to MVMELQEFDRLEAKIDHLLTTFASLLKKNEELLQIIAEKDGNITSLETRISELTQEKETVGRRIGELLNKFESLKQF